In one window of Armatimonadota bacterium DNA:
- a CDS encoding DUF11 domain-containing protein, with protein MKRHSSLRLMAGALLGLAILGPAAESSSFSHIKTFENIWTGTEADIPFLKAHYDWLTLNDSLAVAYRNAGGTAWLWVYRTYNYIPWDAPDEWAHIRQWAATQGLTPSQWEDMFVHFSTDTVYRPNQESSTSDASREDSFESVFVYNGVGYTDRTADAYSGSSFRIGDNLGWILYVGYEEPFKEVNFTISTPASADWAGVWEYWNGSAWAPLNPTDGTNDMTRSGKVERLPPPMASWTRCAVNGSTKWWWRLRTTAAGTTRPVVAGGGLKGQNYVTFGGGYYRVPGWDSANDANGDGVRDTNSNPGATAIFRYQSRVSVYWLKTYYPYMGDANYRSWFASYAKEVVEAGIGGSAHHYDSLFLDDAFEYFWLHNVQSGSSTIENAAATWVDDSIALLTAVKATVGPDKIVFLNTSERTSETTERFIDAVDGFLGESYINFGACPRRRLDAVVDRDARGKHSLVHASHSLINDDAERTMMFSLAAFYLMKGERTHYRFGMDGRGPEPNHFHDHFYGAIEYDVGQPKGPYYVLHQEDDPSSNDPWGIAYMYAREYDNILAVTVPMPSWDSTFIPSYTAALPSYATGQGTSNRYQRMRSDATIEATAIAQITLRNGEGALLVKSDLSPPAVAVSKAPDRATAAPSDVITYTITYRNDSSETIRNAVLTDAIPEHTAYVPNSTKLNGATVTPDPYANGQITVPIGAVAAGDSGTVMFQVIVQ; from the coding sequence ATGAAAAGACACTCCTCTCTACGACTGATGGCGGGAGCGCTACTGGGCCTGGCTATCCTGGGCCCCGCGGCCGAGAGTTCCTCTTTCAGCCACATCAAGACGTTTGAGAATATCTGGACGGGGACGGAGGCCGATATTCCGTTCCTCAAAGCTCATTATGACTGGCTGACGCTGAATGATTCGCTAGCGGTGGCGTATCGGAACGCCGGCGGCACGGCGTGGCTCTGGGTGTACCGGACCTACAACTACATTCCGTGGGACGCGCCCGACGAGTGGGCTCATATCAGACAGTGGGCGGCGACGCAGGGCCTGACTCCTTCACAGTGGGAGGACATGTTCGTCCACTTCTCCACGGACACGGTGTACCGGCCCAACCAGGAGAGTTCGACCTCCGACGCGAGCCGAGAGGATAGCTTCGAGTCGGTCTTCGTGTATAACGGAGTCGGCTACACCGACCGCACCGCCGACGCCTACAGCGGTAGCTCCTTCCGCATCGGTGACAACCTGGGCTGGATACTGTATGTCGGGTACGAGGAACCGTTCAAAGAGGTCAACTTCACCATCTCAACGCCGGCCAGTGCCGATTGGGCGGGCGTGTGGGAGTACTGGAACGGCAGCGCGTGGGCGCCGCTGAACCCAACAGACGGCACCAACGATATGACTCGAAGCGGCAAAGTGGAGCGACTGCCGCCGCCGATGGCGTCGTGGACCCGCTGCGCGGTCAACGGTTCGACGAAGTGGTGGTGGCGGCTGCGCACCACGGCGGCGGGGACGACGCGGCCGGTGGTAGCAGGCGGCGGGCTCAAGGGCCAGAACTACGTCACCTTCGGCGGCGGGTATTACCGCGTTCCCGGATGGGATAGCGCCAATGACGCCAACGGCGATGGCGTCCGTGACACCAACAGTAACCCGGGTGCAACCGCGATCTTCCGCTACCAGTCGCGAGTGAGCGTGTACTGGCTGAAGACCTATTACCCCTACATGGGCGACGCCAACTACCGGTCATGGTTTGCCAGCTATGCGAAAGAAGTGGTCGAGGCCGGGATCGGCGGGTCAGCCCATCACTATGACTCGCTGTTCCTCGACGACGCCTTTGAGTACTTCTGGCTGCACAACGTGCAGAGCGGCAGCTCGACGATCGAGAACGCGGCTGCAACCTGGGTGGACGACTCCATTGCGCTGTTGACCGCGGTCAAGGCAACCGTAGGCCCGGACAAGATCGTCTTCCTCAACACCAGCGAGCGCACGAGCGAAACCACTGAGCGTTTCATAGACGCGGTGGACGGCTTTCTCGGAGAGAGTTACATCAATTTCGGAGCGTGTCCCCGGCGGCGTCTTGATGCCGTGGTGGACAGGGATGCGCGCGGTAAGCACTCCCTCGTTCATGCCTCCCACAGCCTCATAAACGACGATGCAGAGCGCACTATGATGTTCTCGCTGGCGGCGTTCTATCTGATGAAGGGAGAGCGCACGCACTACAGATTCGGCATGGATGGTCGGGGCCCCGAGCCCAACCATTTCCACGACCATTTCTACGGCGCGATCGAGTACGATGTGGGCCAGCCGAAGGGCCCCTACTACGTCCTTCACCAGGAGGATGATCCGAGCAGCAATGACCCGTGGGGCATCGCCTACATGTACGCGCGGGAGTACGACAACATCCTGGCGGTGACGGTGCCGATGCCGTCCTGGGACTCGACGTTTATCCCTTCCTACACCGCCGCGCTGCCGTCCTATGCGACCGGACAAGGGACGTCGAACCGCTACCAGCGGATGCGAAGCGACGCGACGATCGAGGCAACGGCCATCGCCCAGATCACTCTGCGCAACGGAGAGGGTGCGCTACTCGTCAAATCCGACCTCAGCCCGCCGGCAGTTGCGGTGAGCAAGGCCCCGGACCGCGCCACAGCGGCGCCGAGTGACGTCATCACGTACACGATCACGTACCGCAATGACTCGTCAGAGACGATCCGGAACGCGGTGTTGACGGATGCGATCCCCGAGCACACCGCGTACGTGCCGAACAGCACGAAGCTCAACGGTGCTACCGTCACCCCGGATCCGTACGCGAACGGGCAGATTACCGTGCCAATCGGGGCAGTGGCTGCCGGGGATTCCGGTACCGTCATGTTTCAGGTGATCGTCCAATAG
- a CDS encoding sugar transferase, whose protein sequence is MTGTTAMYALLANGVVHLLAVAFAAALVAAGLLVFATLARTRVAPWRSTVDASRAAPISSDDARDVAGSRVLIVGAGARGRELAEAILDHPELRRQIVGFVDDELDLPGVAGIPILGGTREIASLVDRHAIDEIIVAHAPSWQDLLVHQLAASGADERVRVSSTVAMRDAMTVELRLRSIADIPLVALNDRHACRAYHTAKRCFDIAFSLAGLIVSAPAIALMAALVKCTSRGPAFFCQQRVGLHGGEFTIYKLRTMIVDAERDTGPVLADPYDARVTPLGRILRITRLDELPQLFNVLRGDMSMVGPRPERPEFARRYLREIPGYRKRLIVKPGITGLGQVRGRYDTDVHNKLKYDWLYVYRQSVWLDLRILLETVRVVLLRAGQ, encoded by the coding sequence ATGACGGGGACAACCGCGATGTACGCGCTGCTGGCGAATGGTGTCGTTCATCTCCTCGCAGTCGCCTTCGCGGCCGCCCTGGTCGCGGCCGGCTTGCTCGTCTTCGCGACTCTAGCCCGCACCCGCGTCGCGCCGTGGCGCAGCACCGTTGATGCCTCACGCGCGGCACCGATCTCGTCCGACGATGCTCGCGACGTCGCCGGCTCGCGCGTCCTGATCGTCGGTGCCGGCGCCCGCGGGCGCGAGTTGGCGGAAGCGATCCTCGACCACCCGGAGCTGCGCCGCCAGATCGTCGGCTTCGTTGACGACGAGCTCGATCTGCCCGGCGTCGCCGGGATACCGATCCTCGGCGGCACCCGCGAGATAGCGTCACTGGTCGACCGTCACGCGATTGACGAGATCATCGTCGCGCACGCCCCGAGCTGGCAGGACCTCCTCGTGCATCAACTGGCGGCGTCGGGCGCCGACGAACGGGTTCGTGTCTCTTCGACCGTCGCCATGCGCGACGCGATGACTGTCGAGTTGCGCCTGCGCTCGATCGCGGATATTCCGCTCGTCGCCCTCAATGACCGGCACGCGTGCCGCGCCTACCACACCGCGAAGCGCTGCTTCGACATCGCGTTCAGCCTCGCTGGCCTTATCGTCAGCGCGCCCGCGATCGCGCTCATGGCGGCGCTGGTCAAGTGCACGTCGCGCGGCCCGGCCTTCTTCTGCCAGCAGCGGGTCGGGCTGCACGGCGGGGAGTTCACGATCTACAAGCTGCGCACGATGATTGTCGACGCGGAACGCGACACGGGACCGGTCCTCGCGGACCCCTACGATGCTCGCGTCACGCCGCTGGGCCGCATCCTGCGCATCACGCGGCTCGACGAACTGCCGCAGTTGTTCAACGTGCTGCGCGGCGACATGAGCATGGTCGGGCCCAGGCCCGAGCGCCCCGAGTTCGCGCGGCGTTACCTGCGCGAGATCCCCGGCTACCGCAAGCGCCTCATCGTCAAGCCGGGCATCACCGGCCTCGGGCAAGTGCGAGGCCGCTACGATACCGACGTTCATAACAAGCTCAAGTACGATTGGCTGTACGTCTATCGGCAGTCGGTCTGGCTCGATCTGCGAATACTGCTCGAAACCGTGCGCGTGGTGCTGCTCCGCGCGGGGCAGTAG
- a CDS encoding DUF3473 domain-containing protein — MNVTNILTIDLEDWFQVSNLDRLIGRELWDDCESRLEASTYRLLAILDEAAVKATFFVLGWNAERNHRLVREIARRGHEIAIHGYHHALIYEQTPVQFAWELQHCQDLIGSITGRAARGYRAASFSVVRRSLWALELLEEHGFEYDSSIFPIRHHRYGIPGSPDHPYRVAINGHSSFVEFPIPTMRWMGWQIGFSGGAYFRLLPYRVVAGGIRQLNARGHSAVVYLHPWELDPDHPRLPLPWSLRLRCYGNLGRTEGKLRRLLRDFEFAPVEAQLDRCHEALPCYRLSAQEFPSHDAALAAGGLQTVVKQ, encoded by the coding sequence ATGAACGTGACCAACATACTGACGATAGATCTCGAGGACTGGTTCCAGGTCTCCAACCTCGATCGGCTTATTGGGCGCGAGTTGTGGGATGACTGCGAGAGCCGCCTCGAAGCAAGCACGTACCGCCTGCTAGCGATTCTGGACGAGGCCGCAGTCAAGGCGACGTTCTTCGTGCTCGGCTGGAACGCAGAGCGCAATCATCGGCTCGTGCGCGAGATCGCGCGCCGCGGACACGAGATCGCCATCCACGGCTATCACCATGCGCTGATCTACGAGCAGACGCCGGTGCAGTTCGCTTGGGAGCTGCAGCACTGCCAGGATCTGATCGGGTCAATCACCGGGCGCGCCGCGCGAGGATATCGCGCGGCGTCGTTCTCCGTCGTCCGCCGCAGCCTGTGGGCGCTGGAACTGCTGGAGGAGCACGGCTTCGAGTACGACTCCAGCATATTCCCGATCCGCCACCACCGCTATGGCATTCCCGGCTCGCCGGATCACCCCTATCGCGTTGCCATCAACGGCCATAGCTCGTTCGTCGAGTTTCCGATCCCCACGATGCGCTGGATGGGATGGCAGATAGGCTTCTCGGGGGGGGCGTACTTCAGGTTGCTGCCGTACCGAGTTGTGGCGGGCGGGATCAGGCAGCTGAACGCCCGCGGTCACTCGGCGGTCGTGTACCTGCACCCGTGGGAACTCGACCCCGATCATCCTCGCTTGCCCTTGCCGTGGTCGCTGCGACTGCGCTGCTACGGCAACCTGGGGCGCACGGAGGGCAAGCTGCGTCGGCTGCTGCGCGACTTCGAATTTGCCCCCGTGGAAGCTCAACTCGACCGTTGCCATGAGGCCCTGCCCTGCTACCGATTGTCGGCGCAGGAGTTTCCGTCGCACGACGCGGCGCTTGCCGCTGGCGGGCTGCAGACGGTCGTCAAGCAATGA
- a CDS encoding polysaccharide biosynthesis tyrosine autokinase — protein sequence MTLGDFWRLYRAAVRRRWLIAAVVGSTMAVVGVGCLVMPRYYRAAALVMPSDMALQRSIIGANGAAPVDRGYDPRVREERLANLIYLAQSQVVMTRAAKAMNLSEPPQRLAKRITVDTLPQTAILRLAVLDKDPQRSIGLANSVAQVFAEFYRELSHREAVDNRVFLERELAAAKRDMDDAQGQLARQRSVAGAVGLDIGSSEAAISPIERERDSTEAELRETSARLAAARSRLAREDTTVVSEVGTTDNPAVTKLRTDLLDLEGKLAAELAIHTEKHPTAVALRAQIEDLRRRLAEEMDRVIKHQTISRNPLYDQLASQVADLESQKAALGARLGAMNQMVARERGQYAQASSRGVELAALTRDYRIAEETYSRLKASVDQARIDEKVTNDAGAIQIVDLARTSQGPVTKGPSPIQLLALGLILSIALALGLAITLDVLDDRVKTTDDVMRLLNLPVTGIIPAMEGVRARDLPLITHVLPSSPYAEAYRFLRTDLLFTCDEQPLQTLCIVTPKPGQGGTTTIANLAIALAEADRRVILVDADLRRPSLHRIFGLPSEPGLTNVLNNGTDLSEALHQTHVPNLLLLPAGPPGRNPSNLISSNRMSALMSELRERADLILLDTPSAIAFSDAAIIASMTDAALMVVRAHQPLRGSQLQVTALLNKARANIIGAVLNDVTPEEVDTYYFHSHYYSPQLPGTDSSPPALPGNGAADAADTEDEATGAGDPAEPAGAEEHVSDTDDEAEGGPLGDDAQRSSNGAA from the coding sequence ATGACACTTGGGGATTTCTGGAGACTGTACCGCGCCGCGGTGCGGCGCAGATGGCTCATCGCAGCGGTGGTGGGCTCCACGATGGCGGTGGTCGGGGTCGGATGCCTGGTCATGCCGCGATACTACCGCGCCGCGGCGCTGGTGATGCCGTCCGACATGGCGCTGCAGCGGTCGATCATCGGGGCAAACGGTGCCGCCCCCGTGGATCGAGGCTACGACCCGCGAGTGCGCGAGGAGCGGCTGGCGAACCTCATCTACCTCGCGCAGAGCCAAGTAGTGATGACACGCGCCGCCAAGGCGATGAACCTGTCCGAGCCGCCTCAGCGGCTGGCGAAACGCATCACGGTTGACACGTTGCCTCAGACCGCCATTCTGCGGCTCGCGGTGCTCGACAAGGATCCTCAGCGGAGCATCGGCCTCGCCAACTCCGTCGCTCAGGTCTTCGCCGAGTTCTACCGCGAGCTGAGCCATCGCGAGGCGGTGGACAACCGCGTCTTCCTCGAGCGCGAACTCGCCGCCGCGAAACGCGATATGGACGATGCCCAGGGGCAGCTCGCACGGCAACGCTCCGTCGCCGGCGCGGTTGGACTGGACATCGGAAGTAGCGAGGCCGCCATCTCGCCGATTGAGCGCGAGCGCGATTCTACCGAGGCCGAACTGCGCGAGACGAGCGCGCGCCTGGCCGCGGCGCGCAGCCGGCTGGCACGGGAGGACACCACCGTCGTCAGCGAGGTGGGCACGACCGACAACCCGGCCGTGACCAAGCTGCGCACCGACCTGCTCGACCTGGAGGGAAAGCTCGCGGCGGAACTGGCGATCCACACCGAGAAGCACCCGACGGCTGTGGCGCTGCGGGCGCAGATAGAAGACCTGCGCCGACGCCTCGCCGAGGAGATGGATCGCGTTATCAAGCACCAGACGATCTCCCGCAATCCCCTCTACGACCAGTTGGCAAGCCAGGTCGCCGACCTCGAATCACAGAAGGCGGCGCTCGGGGCCCGGCTGGGTGCGATGAACCAGATGGTCGCCCGCGAGCGCGGCCAATACGCCCAGGCCTCTTCGCGCGGCGTCGAGCTGGCGGCGCTGACCAGGGATTACCGCATCGCCGAGGAGACGTATAGCCGGCTCAAGGCCTCGGTGGACCAGGCACGAATAGATGAGAAAGTCACAAATGACGCAGGCGCGATCCAGATCGTTGACCTCGCACGCACCTCCCAAGGGCCGGTCACCAAGGGGCCGTCCCCGATCCAACTCCTGGCCCTAGGCCTGATCCTCAGCATCGCCCTTGCCCTGGGCCTCGCCATCACGCTCGACGTCCTCGACGATCGCGTCAAGACCACCGACGACGTCATGCGCCTGCTCAATCTTCCGGTCACCGGCATCATCCCGGCGATGGAGGGCGTACGCGCTCGCGATCTCCCTCTCATCACCCACGTCCTGCCTTCATCTCCCTATGCCGAGGCCTATCGGTTCCTGCGCACCGACCTGCTCTTCACCTGCGACGAGCAGCCACTGCAAACTCTGTGCATCGTGACCCCCAAGCCCGGCCAGGGCGGCACCACGACCATCGCCAACCTCGCGATCGCCCTCGCGGAAGCGGACCGGCGCGTCATCCTCGTCGACGCGGACTTGCGCCGCCCCTCATTGCACCGGATCTTCGGCCTCCCCAGCGAGCCGGGCTTGACCAACGTGCTCAACAACGGCACCGACCTGTCGGAGGCCCTGCATCAGACTCACGTGCCCAATCTGCTGCTGCTTCCGGCCGGGCCGCCGGGCCGCAATCCGTCGAACCTGATCAGCTCCAACCGCATGAGCGCCCTGATGTCCGAGCTCAGGGAGCGTGCCGACCTGATCTTGCTCGACACGCCGTCGGCGATTGCGTTCAGCGACGCAGCCATCATCGCCTCCATGACCGACGCGGCGCTCATGGTCGTGCGCGCGCATCAGCCCTTGCGCGGCAGCCAGTTGCAGGTCACCGCGCTGTTGAACAAGGCGCGCGCCAACATCATCGGCGCCGTGCTCAACGACGTCACCCCCGAGGAGGTAGACACGTACTACTTCCACTCGCATTACTACTCGCCCCAGCTCCCCGGGACCGATTCTTCGCCGCCGGCTCTGCCGGGCAACGGCGCCGCGGACGCCGCGGACACGGAGGACGAGGCCACCGGCGCGGGCGACCCGGCTGAGCCAGCCGGGGCCGAGGAGCACGTATCCGACACGGATGACGAAGCGGAGGGCGGGCCGCTCGGAGATGATGCGCAGCGCAGCTCCAATGGCGCGGCATGA
- a CDS encoding SLBB domain-containing protein — protein sequence MRSIVYLCVALVAAGAVTAQDIVARPGDVLSISVLGEDTLSRQVTVSDDGAIALPLAGDVKVAGQTAAAISRLLTERLSDYIRDPQVTVEISERAPLKVIVSGAVNSPGLFYIACDSRLADALAAGGGPTPEANLSRISHTRAGEKPQMIDFQRFLNEGDEAQNPVVSSGDHVGVAQRPERTCRILGQVVRPGAYELAGDPTPWDLVAQAGGLVPGANPREVVLKPKDGPPQTLDLTAMLEPEAMASAPILRPGDTLIVPGMAMQVYVLGGVMRPGPYSMPADARLLDAIAVAGGVAPTAQLDKAYVLRSAASDSEPASKQPVNLRTLLVDGDLSGNAELHAGDTLYVPARSPRGRSDLEKAMSLFAPFLYLLW from the coding sequence GTGAGGAGTATCGTCTACCTGTGTGTCGCGCTGGTCGCAGCCGGCGCGGTTACGGCTCAGGACATCGTCGCTCGCCCGGGCGACGTATTGAGCATCTCCGTGCTCGGAGAGGACACGCTGTCCCGGCAAGTCACGGTCAGTGACGACGGTGCCATTGCCTTGCCTCTGGCGGGCGATGTCAAGGTTGCGGGACAGACCGCGGCGGCCATCTCGCGCTTGCTAACGGAGCGCTTGTCCGATTACATCAGGGACCCGCAGGTCACCGTGGAAATCTCTGAGCGCGCCCCTCTGAAGGTCATCGTCAGCGGGGCGGTGAACAGCCCCGGCCTCTTCTACATCGCGTGTGACAGCCGGCTGGCGGATGCGCTCGCCGCGGGTGGCGGCCCTACGCCTGAAGCGAATCTGTCCCGCATATCCCATACTCGTGCCGGCGAGAAGCCGCAGATGATTGATTTCCAACGCTTCCTGAACGAAGGCGACGAGGCGCAGAACCCCGTTGTGAGTTCCGGCGACCACGTCGGTGTTGCCCAACGGCCGGAGAGGACGTGTCGCATCCTCGGCCAGGTGGTTCGGCCGGGCGCGTACGAACTCGCTGGCGATCCAACGCCGTGGGATCTCGTGGCACAGGCCGGCGGACTCGTCCCCGGAGCCAACCCGCGCGAGGTGGTGCTCAAGCCCAAGGACGGGCCGCCCCAGACGCTTGACCTCACCGCAATGCTGGAGCCCGAGGCGATGGCAAGTGCCCCCATCCTGCGCCCGGGCGATACCCTCATCGTCCCTGGCATGGCGATGCAGGTCTACGTGCTCGGCGGGGTGATGAGGCCGGGACCGTACTCCATGCCGGCCGACGCACGCCTGCTCGATGCCATAGCTGTCGCGGGCGGGGTCGCCCCGACCGCACAACTCGACAAGGCGTACGTCCTGCGCTCCGCCGCGAGCGACTCCGAGCCAGCGTCGAAGCAGCCGGTCAACTTGCGCACGCTGCTGGTGGACGGCGATCTATCTGGCAATGCTGAACTGCACGCGGGGGACACGCTCTATGTGCCCGCGCGCTCGCCGCGGGGGCGCTCGGACCTGGAGAAAGCCATGTCGCTGTTCGCGCCGTTCCTGTATCTGCTGTGGTAG
- a CDS encoding GAF domain-containing protein: MSLNGAARLAEGQSYLGLPAPLRIAADHAIHLFSESPFSRSQREIARQAAERLGAKLAQLSACGDEGEPAARTFVPQAPAETGQVAIEQLLSDAMRAAAETLTADTCSLMVLDEANGTLVLDAAYGLRDGVVRGQRRPAGEGIASYVMSLGEPVILDDPLKDPRLRGLAVERRPDISCSICVPITPHEGFRGMVSFNRTGSAEPFTQDDLRLATTVASQLGPCFANARRYQQAAERLDELAVISRVAESVTPTMDVERVAGLLADGIAQAAGIERCRLYLGQGEQMKLAAACGYAEGSAPALQTPADEAVVQAAAEARPVVVHGDRASSGDESHRHTPVGAFAALPLICRGRALGVFCADCGSDESLRRINIELIENLLGRAAIALHNATTHQRLREDLDDLYRLYDSVQRINTSFEPEDILNQTAHEVKLLTGCRRVGFASLAPESDSLGGRSASLVTLPLAADDGAMGEARAMSAPMLLDGDTRMVSSGAADLAAAVRELTGEGRALVMPLTHELGSLGLLVGWSFAREPRAREVSLAAGLCAHGAALLRKAMDYRAAINARSLELSALYQLCEEISAATSFESALRSVLEIAHSMVPYDEGLVFIWSEESGRLELAASRGVDFEAINAQAPQAQPGNMYQWVYAEGKAFISTDIGQVGGDSSSAGPLLRSSMAVPLVIGNETIGVLAIHNARSRAYTEGHVKVLSIVASQAAAIYRALQSLGRLSRYTDNILESMVAGVIGLDRAGRVVIWSPAAREILGISASHAAGTDFSALAHQIGREHGGPAGRSVESLALMARRLLVHGEPVPEQELRLERNGAPPRVLIANCTPLRGADGELTGAVLLIEDVTERKRMEERMRQMSQLAAVGHLAANVAHEIRNPLSAIKTAAQFLSTEYQTEGLIAQFSGIINEECDRLSKVATDFLTYARPNEPSLERTAVIEIIESAVAATAREMTERNIRVDVRGAKRVPRISADPEAMRQVFVNLLTNAAQAIGSDGEVRIALRARSAAHDGRAVEVTISDTGPGIPEEALERVWTPFFSTRTKGTGLGLSIVRKTIEAHGGQIWAEQPRDGGACFRMRLPVRRRKRAQAAAAAAVAGADQTPQWQQLDLFADETPRPAGDGNERTSDSPGEQR; the protein is encoded by the coding sequence TTGAGCCTGAATGGGGCGGCGCGCCTCGCTGAAGGGCAGTCCTACCTCGGCCTTCCAGCGCCGCTGAGGATCGCGGCTGACCACGCGATTCACCTCTTCAGCGAGTCTCCGTTCAGCCGCAGCCAGCGCGAGATCGCGCGCCAGGCGGCGGAACGGCTCGGTGCCAAGCTGGCGCAGTTGAGTGCGTGTGGGGACGAGGGTGAGCCTGCGGCGCGCACCTTCGTGCCGCAGGCGCCAGCGGAGACGGGGCAGGTCGCGATCGAGCAGTTGCTCAGCGACGCCATGCGTGCCGCGGCCGAGACACTGACCGCCGACACTTGCTCGTTGATGGTGCTGGACGAGGCGAACGGCACGCTGGTTCTGGATGCCGCCTATGGGCTTCGCGACGGCGTGGTGCGGGGCCAGCGGCGCCCTGCGGGTGAAGGGATCGCCAGCTACGTCATGTCACTGGGCGAGCCGGTCATCCTGGATGACCCGCTGAAGGATCCGCGCCTGCGCGGGCTTGCCGTCGAACGCCGGCCGGACATCAGTTGCTCGATATGCGTCCCGATCACTCCGCACGAGGGTTTCCGAGGCATGGTGAGCTTCAACCGCACGGGGAGCGCCGAGCCGTTTACGCAGGACGACCTGCGGCTGGCGACCACCGTGGCGTCCCAGCTCGGACCCTGTTTCGCGAACGCCCGCCGATACCAGCAGGCGGCGGAGCGGCTCGACGAGCTGGCGGTTATAAGCCGCGTGGCCGAATCCGTGACGCCGACGATGGACGTCGAACGCGTGGCCGGACTTCTTGCCGACGGCATAGCGCAGGCGGCGGGAATTGAGCGATGCCGTCTCTACCTGGGACAGGGCGAGCAAATGAAGCTCGCCGCGGCGTGCGGCTACGCTGAGGGCAGCGCGCCCGCCTTGCAGACCCCGGCCGACGAAGCGGTCGTCCAGGCCGCGGCCGAGGCCCGCCCGGTCGTCGTGCACGGCGACCGTGCCAGCAGCGGAGACGAATCTCATCGCCACACCCCCGTGGGGGCGTTCGCGGCGCTGCCACTCATCTGCCGAGGGCGAGCGCTGGGCGTTTTCTGTGCCGACTGCGGAAGCGACGAGTCGCTGCGCCGGATCAACATCGAACTGATCGAGAACTTGCTGGGTCGAGCCGCGATCGCGCTGCACAACGCGACGACGCACCAGCGTCTGCGCGAGGATCTGGATGACCTCTATCGCCTGTACGACAGCGTACAGCGCATCAATACGAGCTTCGAGCCCGAAGACATCCTGAACCAGACGGCGCACGAGGTGAAGCTGCTCACCGGCTGTCGGCGGGTCGGCTTCGCCTCCCTGGCACCTGAGTCGGACAGCCTCGGGGGACGATCGGCGTCGTTGGTGACGCTGCCGCTCGCGGCAGACGACGGGGCGATGGGTGAGGCACGGGCGATGTCCGCCCCGATGCTGCTCGACGGCGACACGCGCATGGTGTCGTCAGGGGCGGCCGATCTCGCCGCAGCGGTGCGGGAGCTGACCGGGGAGGGTCGCGCCCTGGTCATGCCTCTCACGCACGAGCTGGGCAGCCTGGGGCTCCTCGTGGGATGGAGCTTCGCGCGCGAGCCGCGGGCGCGGGAGGTGTCCTTGGCCGCCGGGCTATGTGCCCACGGCGCCGCGCTCCTGCGCAAGGCGATGGACTATCGGGCGGCGATCAACGCGCGGTCGCTGGAGCTGTCGGCCCTGTACCAACTGTGCGAGGAGATCAGCGCGGCGACGAGCTTCGAGTCGGCGCTGCGCTCGGTGCTCGAGATAGCGCACTCCATGGTGCCCTATGACGAGGGGCTGGTCTTCATCTGGAGCGAGGAGAGCGGGCGCCTGGAGCTGGCGGCGAGCCGCGGCGTGGACTTCGAGGCGATCAACGCTCAGGCGCCGCAGGCGCAGCCGGGCAACATGTACCAGTGGGTGTACGCCGAGGGCAAGGCGTTCATCTCGACGGACATTGGGCAAGTCGGCGGCGACAGCAGCTCGGCGGGGCCGCTGCTGCGGTCTTCCATGGCGGTGCCTCTCGTCATCGGCAACGAGACGATCGGCGTGCTCGCGATCCACAACGCGCGATCGCGCGCCTACACCGAGGGGCACGTCAAAGTGCTGTCGATCGTGGCATCGCAGGCGGCGGCGATCTACCGGGCGCTGCAGTCCCTGGGCAGGCTGAGCCGGTACACCGACAACATCCTCGAAAGCATGGTCGCTGGTGTGATCGGTCTCGACCGCGCGGGGCGCGTCGTCATCTGGAGCCCTGCGGCGCGGGAAATACTCGGCATCAGCGCCAGCCATGCGGCAGGCACCGACTTCTCGGCCCTCGCTCATCAGATCGGTCGCGAGCACGGCGGCCCTGCTGGCCGGTCCGTCGAGTCCCTGGCGCTCATGGCGCGGCGGTTGCTCGTGCACGGGGAGCCGGTTCCGGAGCAGGAACTGCGACTGGAGCGCAACGGTGCGCCGCCGCGGGTGCTCATAGCGAACTGCACCCCCTTGCGGGGCGCCGATGGCGAACTCACGGGGGCGGTGCTGCTCATCGAGGACGTCACCGAACGCAAGCGCATGGAGGAGCGCATGCGGCAGATGAGCCAACTCGCCGCCGTCGGTCACCTCGCCGCCAACGTCGCGCATGAGATTCGCAACCCGTTGAGCGCGATCAAGACCGCGGCTCAGTTTCTCAGCACCGAGTACCAGACTGAGGGACTGATCGCCCAATTCTCGGGCATCATCAACGAGGAATGCGATCGCCTGAGCAAGGTTGCGACCGACTTCCTGACCTACGCGCGCCCAAACGAACCGAGCCTGGAGCGCACCGCCGTGATCGAGATTATCGAGAGCGCGGTTGCTGCCACCGCACGGGAGATGACCGAGCGCAACATCCGGGTTGACGTGCGCGGCGCGAAGAGGGTGCCCAGGATCTCGGCGGATCCGGAGGCGATGCGGCAAGTATTCGTCAACTTGCTGACGAATGCCGCCCAGGCGATCGGCAGCGACGGAGAGGTGAGGATCGCGCTCCGGGCGCGCAGCGCGGCGCACGACGGCCGCGCGGTGGAGGTTACCATCAGCGACACCGGGCCGGGCATCCCCGAGGAGGCCCTGGAGCGCGTGTGGACCCCGTTCTTCAGCACCAGGACCAAAGGCACAGGCCTCGGCCTTTCGATAGTACGCAAGACGATTGAAGCACACGGCGGCCAGATATGGGCGGAACAACCGCGTGACGGGGGCGCGTGTTTCCGCATGCGGCTGCCGGTGCGGCGCCGCAAGCGCGCGCAGGCGGCTGCCGCGGCCGCCGTCGCCGGCGCCGACCAAACCCCACAGTGGCAACAACTTGACCTATTCGCTGACGAGACTCCGCGGCCCGCGGGCGATGGCAACGAGCGGACGAGCGATAGTCCAGGAGAGCAGAGATGA